In one window of Mus pahari chromosome 3, PAHARI_EIJ_v1.1, whole genome shotgun sequence DNA:
- the LOC110318912 gene encoding olfactory receptor 50-like, giving the protein MTKGNESTVSEFILLGLPIRTQDQVLYSALFLAMYLTTVLGNLLIILLIRLDSHLHTPMYFFLSHLAFTDISFSSVTAPKMLMNMLTHSQSISYAGCVSQVYFFLFFADLDNFLLTSMAYDRYVAICHPLHYTTMMSQNLCVLLVLVSWALSTANALVHTLLLARLTQFRDNIISHYFCDLSTLLKLSSSDTTTNELVILLLGNVIITLPFICILVSYGLIGVTILKIPSVKGICKALSTCSSHLCVVSLYYGAIIGLYFVPSSNNTNEQDAIVAVLYNVVTPILNPFIYSLRNQDMKEALRNILSRRLRSQ; this is encoded by the coding sequence ATGACTAAGGGAAACGAGAGCACAGTGTCTGAGTTCATCCTCCTGGGGCTCCCCATTCGAACACAGGACCAAGTCCTGTATTCTGCCTTGTTCTTGGCCATGTACCTAACAACTGTCCTGGGGAACCTGCTCATCATCCTACTCATCAGGCTGGACTCtcacctccacacccccatgtacttcttcctcagccactTGGCCTTTACAGACATCTCTTTCTCATCAGTCACAGCTCCAAAGATGCTCATGAATATGCTGACACACAGTCAGTCCATCTCATATGCTGGGTGTGTTTCCCAGgtgtattttttcttattttttgcaGATCTTGAcaactttcttctgacctccatggcctatgacaggtatgtggccatctgccACCCTCTACACTATACCACCATGATGAGTCAGAACCTCTGTGTTCTTCTAGTACTTGTGTCCTGGGCCTTATCCACTGCCAATGCCCTTGTGCACACCCTTCTCTTGGCTCGCCTAACTCAGTTTAGAGACAACATCATCTCCCACTATTTCTGTGACCTGTCTACCTTGCTGAAGCTGTCCAGCTCAGACACCACCACCAACGAACTGGTCATACTTCTTTTAGGTAATGTGATCATTACCTTGCCCTTTATATGCATTCTGGTCTCTTATGGCCTCATAGGTGTCACCATTCTGAAAATTCCCTCTGTCAAGGGAATCTGCAAAGCCTTATCCACGTGTAGCTCTCACCTCTGTGTGGTTTCCTTGTACTATGGAGCCATTATAGGACTATATTTTGTCCCCTCATCTAATAACACTAATGAACAGGATGCCATTGTGGCTGTGTTGTACAATGTGGTCACACCCATTCTTAATCCCTTTATTTATAGTCTGAGGAATCAGGATATGAAAGAAGCACTGAGAAATATCCTCAGCAGGAGATTGCGTTCACAGTGA